A region of the Chelmon rostratus isolate fCheRos1 chromosome 1, fCheRos1.pri, whole genome shotgun sequence genome:
taaaaaaaaaatctaaattaagtGCCTGTTGTGCTTACTATAAAATCAAACTTTGCCATGGCTCGCATGGCAACATCATAGCTGCTAAACATCTACCTTTGTATGCAATCGCCCACTGACCGAAGATCATGCACATAACTAGGTACGAGCAAGTGAGCGGGAAATAAGAACATGCATGCCACTGAGACTGTACGAGCGAGCTAGCAAAGGCTAACCATGGAAACAGTGGAGAAACAAGTGAGGCCCTTCCGACAGGTTGTCCGCTCTACGAAATTTACTCCGAGGCTAAGGTTAACGTTAGCCGACTGGCCCAAAAAGTGGCTAAAGCATAGCTCatacttaaaaacaaaaaattataaaaaattgAGTAGAAGACCCGGCAGGTCCAATTGCCTCAATCACGCCAAAATCACCCTTTGCAAAAGTTGCGCTACTTAATCACGATTATCAAGCGTTGCTGCTAATAGAGCAACTTACTTGATGAAGCTAACGCTAACATTTACCTAAACGAACTAGCTACAAGGTGTCGTATGTTAGGCGTTAGGGGTTATGAATGTGtgcaataaatcattttaacaTTGTCAGATTTTACAGCTGCCGCCGACAGGCAACATGTTAACACTAGACCTCTAATACAACCCGGCATTCCAGTTAGCAAACTctaacattagcatttcaaCACGACAAGCCCAAACAGGCTAACTTACCGTTAGCATGCCAGTGCGGCATCAAAACTTGAGCGAAAGGACATGAACTAAAGTAAGGAAAATTAGTTAGCTAACTGCCGTGAAGTTTGCTGAGCGGTTTGACTCGAACACCTTCTCGAATTGTATACATTACTACTGTTAGCGTTATTTAAACAGTGAAACCAGTCAGACATCGTTAATCACAACACCCCGCTAACAGTGATGTTATCCAAATGATCTGTTGATTCAGTCAACGTTatcttaaacaaacaaatgcgGTTGATGTGATTTCGTTCAAAAATTACGGTATATGAACACGTCTTGCCCAACACATATTTGAAAGACATGAACTGGAAACGACGGTATTGGTAAGCTAATGTAAACCTAGCAAAGTTCTGTTGTGGAATGCCAATTTGGACATTAGCCTCAATGCAAGCTAGAAGACTTAACCTTACGGTACTTAACGTTAGCTAGAAATTCATTGTTTTAACAAGACGCAAACAGTTGCACCGATAAATGCTAACTATTCTAGTGAGTATCTATTGAATTGCTTAGTTACAAACAGCACCATTAGAGGGAAGCTAAAATTAGCTCAGACGTCGAGTCGACCAGGAATTAGTCATGTCCGCCGTAGGCCGTGTTTTAGCTGCCCTTAGCCATGTCACAGCGTTGCACAGCTAGCTTAGCGTTAACCCTACCTAGCCTTCTTGAAAAACCGCTGCGGGCTAACAGATGTGCACAGGCAGGGAAGGAAAATATTTATCCTGTCGTTAGCCAAGATTACATAAACCGCAAGCCAAATTAGACAAATGCACGTACAAGGTTGGTTAACGTTATCGACTTACTTTACGGTGATCCGCAGTATCTGGAGATAACGACTCAAGACCGATTAAACATCACAACAGAGGCAGTGGTTGTTTTCTTGATCCGATCCGACTTTTTCTGTATACATGCACTCAAGCGCCGTCTCCGAAATGACACATCGCTGTGTTACCAGGCGCCATTTCCCGCCTCTGCTCAGTCTCTCCAAGGCAGATACCCGTAtgggacacagacacacccccTTACCTCTCAAAAACACCATCCACAGTCTGCAGCGAGAGCGACCACTTGCTACCTTCTTCTCGCAGCTTTGCTAAAGGTTGACGGCTGCCCGTTTCTGTGGTTCCTCTTTGACCAGCGAGTAGTAAATTACAGATTAATCAGAAGGTCAACAATCGACCGCACATTTATGATATTCTGTTAACACTCAAGATGTTTTATCAccactgaaaagaaaagcacaggacATTCCATGTATGAACCACATTCATTGACACCTATGATTACAAAACAACTGACTATTCGTTCACATTTAAAACCTGTGGCGCCTGAATAATCCACTCACTGCTGATGACAAACTATTATTTCTACATCGACTCTAAAGCACTATCACAACTGAGAAATGACACGAAGCATCACctttaataaaattaaattacattcaATGTGCCTTTCCATGAGGAATCAATTTTCCTGGCTGCAAAAACAGAACTGATTTCATGGTCGCGGATTTCCCTAAAGGTGAGGAATTAGGTGTCCTCGGTACAAACGGTAACAGTTCAACTACATTATGTACAAGAGACTTCATTAATGGAAGCATGTGTACAGTTGGTCAGTTCCATATGTGCTTGGTTAATCTTTGCACACTGTGGAGGATACTAACACGCTCTAAGTATTGCTTAAGCATCATTATTTTGCTTAGTTTGATTATTAATAAAAAGTTTCAAATGCATGCAATggcatcattaaaaaaacagaatgaggaGCAGTTTTGAGTCTCtgtcacaaagaaaagaaatggatTTAATAGGCCATATAAGTAAAGTCCTTGGCATCTGTAATGCATTTCCACTCCTGTAAACGAAAAAAACGGTGTTCCATGTACAAGTCCCAAAATTGTTAGAAAGGCAGAATGCCGAATTAGTCTCTTTGATAAACATCTCAGGTGAAGAGTTTGTATCAAGCAACAGCAACCTGTAAAGGAGagtagcaaaaacaaaacacatcttCGATCTTGAAGTTCAGGTGTGAGTGAACAGGGCTCTTTACGACCACTCCGTTAGGAACTGAGGCAGTTATCAAATAACAAAACCCAACAGTCAGTGTACAGGATATCATCTCTACTGTTATAACTTAGAACCATTAGCAAATCAACAGCAGCTCAGGACAATGccatgacttttttttcttgtattatGTTACGTTATTCAGAATTAATTCATTAGTTGCAATGTTTGATCTTAAAAATAGTCCATGACATTTAGGATGCACCCTATAAATTCTTAAACATACTGATGCTCAAACTATTTGTCACCAAAGACCTTGGTTTGAGAGGAAGGCCTGAACATTTTAATGAGCTACAGCTGTACGAGTTCCCATTCAAAGAATGTCAATGGCTTGATGTCTTTTCCCATAATCCACAGCACGGTCTCCCTGCATGTCccgatcatcatcatctgtggaaaaaagaaagcaacacaaacattagAGATTACAGAAAATACACTCAATGAAGTGCTCTAACTATATAGGAGAACTGATAATAATTTATCTTAACTGTGCCCTCGCTATCAGTCCAATCATATCAATAGCTCGATTCCAATCTGCTACAGTGTACATCCATAAAAAACAGTCATATACAATGCAGTCAAGAAGTATCAGGATTTATGTTCTTTATGGTTTTAGATATGTGAGCACACTGGATGTGAGATGAAACAAATACTCCAGGTTAAAGTGCTGATGTTCAGCTCAGTTTGAAGATGTTCACATCCATCCTGTGTGAACAGTGCAGGACCTTTTTGTTCGTAGTTTTAATGTAGAAGAAATGTATCGAGCGGATACATCCAATTCTGGGAAGAAATGCTTCCTACATCTATCGAGCAATAAGTGTCTTCCTCGTAGGACATTATGATGACAAGAACATCCTAGATTTTCACTGAAATCCGAGACTACACAATTTGAACAGTttaacacagataaaacaaataaaaatgacaaatcacAGCCAAACTCTACTCACTAGCCTAACATGAGGGaaattagttttgtttttttcagatggatggtaacaaaaacagcattctCCAAATGCAGTATTATTACACTCTCATTAATATTAAAATTCTAATCTAATAAGCAATCAGAAATTAATGGCAGGATATgataacaacaaagaaaaaaacatgggCATGCATTTCAATATTTCAAGGAGAACACAGACGtgttcacaaacacagtgagcTATATTTATCTACTGGTCTAGATGTGGGTCAGTTGTGTGGTGGGCACAGACAGGTGGTATAGCTAAAAtaaagcagaggcaggagagaaaATACTAGATGGCAACTTATTTACTCTCACAGAACCACAAGTTCCTGGGTCAGGTTTTTGCTAAGACGGTTATTGTGTCTAAACACAATTCAGTTACTCATCCTGGACTGCATGCATCACAGTCCTGCTTTGGCCCTGAAGGTGTCTTTGACGTAATCCTTTAATATCTGTAGTTTATAGTAGATTCAAGGTCCAAACTCAGGGTACTGTGAGCTAACTGTCAGGAAAAATGCAGGGGGGGCGGCAGCAGGacaggggtggagggagggagcaagGGAGGAATGGTGGATACACATCTGGACAGGCAGTCCAGTCCCCCGACCTGGCTCACCTTGAACGTCTTCCTCCCCACCATcaccatcctcttcctcattgtAGGCAAGCTCGGCCTGCTTGTCGGCCTCATACTCACCCACGTTCCCATCATCCCCATTGTAGTCCGCTAGCTTAGAGCCGTGTTGCGGATCTACTGGGGACTCGTTCTCATCAAAGAACCGGCctgcaggaggcagagaagggCCTCATCAGGAAGGGAGGGAAGCGAAGGCAGTTGtagggagacagggaggaatGGGTGAAATACTGCATAATGAATGCATGAAGGAACAAGTGATCGCATGAGGAAGATGACAAAAGATAAGGAAGATGAGGTGAGTAGATACATGGTTCGGACGTTAATTAGAAGACAAGTGTTTCTGAGGAGTAAAGGAAAGTCAATCATGGACTTGAAAGCAGAGTCGAGTGGAAACAAATGGGGTTCCCTTATAATGAGAGGCTGTTTAATGTCTGGAGAGCACTGAGCGCTAATTAAGTTACAGGCTTAATCATCTGTACAATCCAATCAATCACATACAATAGCTCTGCTGTAAATCCCAtcgtatgttttgtttttgtgggtatTGTGAATAGTGTTGATCAACTCAAGGGTCATTTTGAGGGCCATAGATCCAGCAAGTGTGGTGTTTCATTGAATTCATTCCATTATCAAAGCAGCTTTAAATAGAGAAGCCTGCTGGGGTTGGccatttaaactttaaatgttgGAGGAGGATACCAATTGCTCTATATGCTATAAACCAATATTTGATGTGTGTCAAATTATAAGAAGACTAAAAACAGAAGCTAGAAATTGAGGTCTTTTTACTGGATATTGTGGATATGAACAAGTCACAGTGGAACAGTGACATTTTCcaatcatttaaaatattttcctaTGTTTTACATGCTTTAATATTGAACAGGAAGAAggcattttcattgtttcaagTGGCCACGTTAAAATGGAGACAACTACACAAACTGTTTTAACTAAATGAGCACCgtttgtgaaaaaataaaaaagacttcTTGATTGGAGGTTTCTGAAATTGCTAATCAGAAAAACTGATCATATATCAATGAACAATGTATAAATAATCTCAAAATAgctgaaattgtgtttttactctctGACTTACAATCCCGATCACACAAGCATCTGAGGCAGTCTAtgctcctctctcacctcctaCAGATTTGCGATTGCAGTGTTGCTCACGACAGGACTGGGTGGGGACTCGAGATGCACTGAGCCAGAAAGTGTCTTTGGGCTGCTCATGTCTAGTGAGCACCAGACACTGCCAAAAAGGAGACATCTGGTGGGTGTCGGGTGTTAATTTGCCATAATAGGATGCAAGTGTAAAGAGATCAGAGGCAGAAGATTAGACGGAAAAACCAAATGAAGACGTGAACTGAATACAGCCAGTGTTTCaagcagcagagctgcagagggagaggtggatGTTTAAGTTAGATGAAAGAACAGAACatatgaaaacagagaagaaggagggagaaaaggcagcagagtAGAGCAGAAGCCAGGCAGCAGGAAAGGATCATCTGGGAGCCAGGTGCGtcatttgtctcctctcctctgcaacTGAGCCCTGTCTCTACTCCCTGACAGTGCTCCTACCCATACTCACAGATGACTTACAAACAGATGAAAGCGTGCTACATAGAAGTAGGGGTGTAACCAGTTAGCAACGGACTAAATTCATGCCGATGGCATGACACCAAATTGTATTTTACTCTCTTGTGACACACATCACAGAGATCTAAGAGGCAGCAGCTAAGCACAAAGGCAGAGCTAACAAGAATAACTGTGATAATACTTATTATTTCACATGTAATGTTATTTCCCCCCACCCCTTCAAAATTAATCACCAATCAACAGGTTAATAAAAACCTCCAACCAAAAACCTCCCTTGCAAATGACAGTATTCCCTTTTTCAAGGTGTCGTGGAGGAACTTACTCTGGCGGTGGTGGACTGGCTCTGCTTGAACTTGGTCTTTGGTGCGGTGAGGCTGGATGGGGTTGGGCACCTGGGCCGGGTTGGGGGGCAGAGGAATTCCCTTCAGGTGTTCGCTGTCACCCCTGACATTATCAGGAGCTGACGATAAGAAAGAGATTTCTGTTACAGTATATGTGCGTCTAAAATCCAATACCAAAAGGCCCAACATTCTTTATTAAAGATCAAGAGAATAGCAAAATTTGTTTAGTTGTTTAGTAAATCTCCTGAGCTACATCAAGATTACTTCACTATAAAGGGCAAATCCATGCCTTTTTATAACCTCTTACTCATAAAGCACAGGGTGGTACATCTAATACATTTGTATTCTTTAATGTAGCATCTGAAGTTTTGAAAGATGTTACACAAGACTGGGAAACtcattaaaaaagtcaaaactgCAAGCAAAAGATAACAGTTCTCCGCTCTCGCCTTCAATTAACTGAAGATTCAGTGAAAGAAACATAACTGAAAGCATTAAATCAGTAAAGCTACACTTCAATGAAGCCTAAGAATGAATTATCACATGCCTCTAAAGACAGACTATTATAATTAATATGAATTACATGGATGCGGTGCATTCTGTACCTCGAAGCTGTCTCTGTTGTTCTCCCAGCTCGTCTGCCTTGATACCTGCCTTGTTGTCTTCTTCAAACACTACAgttttctctgcctgtttcACGATGCCTGGAGGCGCAACCACCGCTGCTCGGCCCTCCACTCTGTCCTGCTGGAGCCTGGGCTGGTCCAGGGACAGGCCCTGGAGACCAGGGCCATCGGCTGCCCCAACACCAGGTCCAGCACCAGCTCCTACAACCAGATCAGGGGCCTCATCATGCTTCTGAGTGATGGCTGGTTTCTTCAAGGCTGTAGACAAATTGAGTGGCAAagcacagtgcagcagaaaTACAGTAAGTATTTGGAGaaaagctgttgtttgttgttttcatgttcaaTGACATATAAGGGAGTGGCTTTTCCTGACCTTACTACAGCActaattaaaaatgataaatagtGTAGAAAAAGAGCAAAGTCTGGCACTGGCACCgtctttattattgttttatttgatctTGTGCTGCCCATGATGCCTTAGAAATTAGTTAAAATTTCAGTGTAAACACTTTCTATGTAATTTTCCTCACTCATTAATCCACTTGGTTTGCAAACCTAAATTTGCTTTTAACAATTTAGGTCCATTGCTTACCAAATTGCACATCATCTATTTTTCCCACCTCGCTGTCTTCAATACCAGGCATGCCAGCATCACTGCCGGGCTTACCCATCTCTTCTGTAAGAGAGCAGAAGGAATGTGACAATTAcataaacagaaacatacacGGGAAACAAACCGAGTACAAAGACCATATATACAATTCTTCTTGACAAGAGCAATTGGTGTGCAGTTTCTTACAGCGATCAAATACTACATTTAGTGCATAAGCAATATGAGAAAGAACAGACAAGACAGTATAAGCTTTGGTTGAAACTCTCACATCCACTGTACCTTTTAAATCTGGGCTGTCATGCCGGTGAGTGGCCACTGTATGGCGCTCTCCAACCATCTCCGCACCAGGGGCTCCCTGTGCATGTCTACCTGCCACTACAACCTTTTGGCCATCCATGACACTCTGAAGAATTATCAAAGGTGAATCAGAGAAGGAGCACATGGAAAATGAAGAGATTAAGACACTTTAACAAACAGGGGAGCTTTGACCGAAACAGAGAGGGGAATTAGCTGAGCTTGGCTGGGTACTATCCATACATCTGCGCTAAAAATCTGAGTGTAATGAATAGATGCAGCAgtgctgaacaaacacaacatgtacCAGAGGACACAATCATGGCCCATTTTCTATAGAATGACCATTAACCTGTTTGTCAGGATTTTATCAA
Encoded here:
- the golm2 gene encoding protein GOLM2 isoform X4 → MVGFGANRRGGRLPSFILIFLMVIIAILSFNYWTVSNRHGRLLDELAEVQTQVKRTDAARNRLEKRNSELMVQVDTHRKQIDQKDGDYSVLEGKLQAREALIKKCTDDKMKLQSDVTAQMTEIQRLKEQLKELKQEIMKQEEQLREVKKNSTTLERKLEYESLQCGRQIAQLKDEYEETKKTLEEEASKLRQSVMDGQKVVVAGRHAQGAPGAEMVGERHTVATHRHDSPDLKEMGKPGSDAGMPGIEDSEVGKIDDVQFALKKPAITQKHDEAPDLVVGAGAGPGVGAADGPGLQGLSLDQPRLQQDRVEGRAAVVAPPGIVKQAEKTVVFEEDNKAGIKADELGEQQRQLRAPDNVRGDSEHLKGIPLPPNPAQVPNPIQPHRTKDQVQAEPVHHRQNDDDRDMQGDRAVDYGKRHQAIDIL
- the golm2 gene encoding protein GOLM2 isoform X2; this encodes MVGFGANRRGGRLPSFILIFLMVIIAILSFNYWTVSNRHGRLLDELAEVQTQVKRTDAARNRLEKRNSELMVQVDTHRKQIDQKDGDYSVLEGKLQAREALIKKCTDDKMKLQSDVTAQMTEIQRLKEQLKELKQEIMKQEEQLREVKKNSTTLERKLEYESLQCGRQIAQLKDEYEETKKTLEEEASKLRQSVMDGQKVVVAGRHAQGAPGAEMVGERHTVATHRHDSPDLKEMGKPGSDAGMPGIEDSEVGKIDDVQFALKKPAITQKHDEAPDLVVGAGAGPGVGAADGPGLQGLSLDQPRLQQDRVEGRAAVVAPPGIVKQAEKTVVFEEDNKAGIKADELGEQQRQLRAPDNVRGDSEHLKGIPLPPNPAQVPNPIQPHRTKDQVQAEPVHHRQSRFFDENESPVDPQHGSKLADYNGDDGNVGEYEADKQAELAYNEEEDGDGGEEDVQDDDDRDMQGDRAVDYGKRHQAIDIL
- the golm2 gene encoding protein GOLM2 isoform X3, translated to MVGFGANRRGGRLPSFILIFLMVIIAILSFNYWTVSNRHGRLLDELAEVQTQVKRTDAARNRLEKRNSELMVQVDTHRKQIDQKDGDYSVLEGKLQAREALIKKCTDDKMKLQSDVTAQMTEIQRLKEQLKELKQEIMKQEEQLREVKKNSTTLERKLEYESLQCGRQIAQLKDEYEETKKTLEEEASKLRQSVMDGQKVVVAGRHAQGAPGAEMVGERHTVATHRHDSPDLKEEMGKPGSDAGMPGIEDSEVGKIDDVQFALKKPAITQKHDEAPDLVVGAGAGPGVGAADGPGLQGLSLDQPRLQQDRVEGRAAVVAPPGIVKQAEKTVVFEEDNKAGIKADELGEQQRQLRAPDNVRGDSEHLKGIPLPPNPAQVPNPIQPHRTKDQVQAEPVHHRQNDDDRDMQGDRAVDYGKRHQAIDIL
- the golm2 gene encoding protein GOLM2 isoform X1, translating into MVGFGANRRGGRLPSFILIFLMVIIAILSFNYWTVSNRHGRLLDELAEVQTQVKRTDAARNRLEKRNSELMVQVDTHRKQIDQKDGDYSVLEGKLQAREALIKKCTDDKMKLQSDVTAQMTEIQRLKEQLKELKQEIMKQEEQLREVKKNSTTLERKLEYESLQCGRQIAQLKDEYEETKKTLEEEASKLRQSVMDGQKVVVAGRHAQGAPGAEMVGERHTVATHRHDSPDLKEEMGKPGSDAGMPGIEDSEVGKIDDVQFALKKPAITQKHDEAPDLVVGAGAGPGVGAADGPGLQGLSLDQPRLQQDRVEGRAAVVAPPGIVKQAEKTVVFEEDNKAGIKADELGEQQRQLRAPDNVRGDSEHLKGIPLPPNPAQVPNPIQPHRTKDQVQAEPVHHRQSRFFDENESPVDPQHGSKLADYNGDDGNVGEYEADKQAELAYNEEEDGDGGEEDVQDDDDRDMQGDRAVDYGKRHQAIDIL